One Myxococcota bacterium DNA segment encodes these proteins:
- a CDS encoding type II toxin-antitoxin system VapB family antitoxin: protein MKRTNLVLDEKLLHDATILFGLKTYSDVVNKALAEAVKTFKIRSITSHFGTDVWSGKLEEMREDKVVQP from the coding sequence ATGAAACGTACAAATCTTGTGCTTGACGAAAAATTGCTCCACGATGCCACGATTCTGTTTGGTTTAAAGACTTATTCAGACGTAGTAAATAAAGCCTTAGCTGAGGCAGTAAAAACCTTTAAAATCCGAAGTATTACCAGCCACTTTGGAACAGACGTATGGTCAGGAAAGCTCGAAGAAATGAGAGAAGACAAGGTTGTTCAACCATGA
- a CDS encoding sigma-70 family RNA polymerase sigma factor has protein sequence MLIRKSKPGPQAQDEEIQPEKDLADAALLLSLIDAGTLRTDKPLFTKTASSQRLGIEDEYELARRIQIWGDVDARNALVMANVGLVHMIVGQMLRPGYKYEDLLQEGTLGLIRATETFQADRNIRFSTYGVFWIRAKIQRFIQTHEKDDKPAMGPPKEDAAGNKQTIRARTISIDKMASAEEGYSVGDTLSSDLENPEEVALRLEKASTIKNILAGIVRELNNPHMKVILEKRILAEDPETLEELGASLHISRESCRLLESKMLKLAKEQLVNWRA, from the coding sequence ATGTTGATACGAAAAAGCAAGCCAGGACCGCAGGCGCAAGACGAGGAAATCCAGCCTGAAAAGGATCTCGCGGATGCGGCGTTGCTTTTAAGCCTGATTGACGCGGGAACATTGCGAACAGACAAGCCGCTTTTCACCAAAACTGCCAGCTCTCAGCGCCTGGGCATTGAAGACGAGTATGAATTGGCCCGACGTATCCAAATATGGGGTGATGTGGATGCCCGTAATGCTTTGGTCATGGCTAATGTGGGCTTGGTGCATATGATTGTGGGTCAAATGCTGCGGCCAGGCTATAAATATGAAGACCTCTTGCAAGAGGGTACCTTGGGGCTTATCCGCGCGACTGAAACTTTTCAGGCTGACAGAAATATTCGATTCTCCACTTACGGCGTATTTTGGATTCGGGCAAAGATCCAGCGATTCATTCAAACGCATGAAAAAGACGATAAACCTGCCATGGGCCCGCCCAAAGAAGATGCCGCGGGCAACAAGCAGACCATTCGGGCGCGAACCATTAGCATCGACAAAATGGCTTCGGCGGAAGAGGGCTATTCCGTTGGCGATACCTTAAGTTCGGATTTGGAGAATCCCGAAGAGGTTGCGCTGCGGCTTGAAAAAGCATCAACGATTAAAAATATTTTGGCCGGCATTGTGAGAGAGTTGAACAACCCTCATATGAAGGTCATTTTGGAAAAGCGTATCTTAGCCGAGGATCCCGAAACCTTGGAAGAGTTGGGCGCAAGCCTGCATATCTCTCGAGAAAGCTGCCGCCTGTTAGAAAGTAAGATGCTTAAATTAGCCAAA
- a CDS encoding PIN domain-containing protein, protein MILVDTSIWIHLFSKNNSYHISQELLSQIMLCPPVVQEILQGIREDRAHMSIREALLAFPLIANSIKLEDYLFASEIYRLGREKGYTIRSSTDCLIAALAIGAKIPVWHRDRDFDFISRFTSLKIFNF, encoded by the coding sequence ATGATTTTGGTTGATACTTCGATTTGGATTCATTTATTTTCAAAAAATAATTCTTATCATATTTCCCAGGAACTCCTTTCACAGATTATGTTGTGCCCGCCCGTAGTCCAAGAAATTTTGCAAGGCATCAGAGAAGACCGCGCGCATATGTCTATTAGAGAAGCCCTGCTGGCGTTTCCTTTGATTGCAAATTCGATCAAACTCGAAGACTACCTATTTGCCTCTGAGATCTACCGACTAGGACGCGAAAAGGGTTACACAATACGCTCATCTACTGACTGTTTAATCGCCGCTTTAGCAATCGGAGCGAAAATCCCAGTCTGGCACCGAGATCGAGATTTTGATTTTATCTCGCGTTTTACTTCGCTAAAGATTTTTAATTTTTAA
- the hemW gene encoding radical SAM family heme chaperone HemW, which translates to MFSVYNNLEKFGIYIHVPFCRRRCIYCDFYFEIGKNTQQFHENVLLEWEARKHEAPGEPQTIYFGGGTPSLLSPAQIGALITALGPKAGEITLEANPEDLSPQYLAEIRRAGVNRLSLGVQSFEDPILKYLGRKHRSEQAKQAILDAKAAGFERISVDLIVGVASESTQSATSWLAEQKIGHLSVYLLTVENLTPLDRLIKKGRLQAPCEDAQVDAYIEMQARLPTLGYEQYEVSSYAMPGHESQHNRIYWSKGSYLGLGPGAHSMLMHADGTITRRHTHALLQDWQKKAGEASFKEERLSQNEALLEALAFGIRDMQAGIWPDGLSQKHQTKLPLGFEPLVIKLIDQGWLKQRGQCVHMTQLGARFADAVAREILSLDPGSSPG; encoded by the coding sequence GTGTTTTCAGTATACAATAATTTAGAGAAATTTGGCATCTATATTCATGTGCCTTTTTGCAGAAGACGTTGTATTTACTGCGATTTTTATTTCGAAATAGGTAAAAATACACAGCAATTTCATGAAAACGTTTTATTGGAATGGGAAGCCAGAAAACATGAGGCGCCTGGTGAGCCGCAGACCATTTATTTTGGCGGTGGAACGCCAAGTTTGCTATCACCGGCGCAAATTGGGGCGCTAATTACCGCCCTGGGCCCCAAAGCGGGCGAAATTACCTTGGAAGCAAACCCAGAAGATCTATCGCCGCAATATCTGGCAGAAATTAGACGGGCCGGTGTTAACCGCCTAAGCCTAGGTGTTCAAAGCTTTGAAGACCCCATATTGAAATATCTGGGGCGCAAGCATCGGTCCGAGCAAGCGAAACAAGCGATTTTGGATGCGAAAGCAGCTGGTTTTGAGCGTATATCGGTGGATTTGATTGTAGGCGTGGCCAGTGAAAGCACACAAAGTGCCACCAGCTGGCTCGCAGAGCAAAAGATAGGCCACTTGAGCGTCTATTTACTCACGGTTGAAAACCTGACGCCCCTGGATCGCCTGATAAAAAAAGGTCGTTTGCAAGCACCCTGCGAAGATGCGCAGGTAGACGCGTATATAGAGATGCAAGCGCGGCTACCTACGCTCGGGTACGAGCAATACGAAGTTTCGAGTTACGCGATGCCGGGGCATGAAAGTCAACACAATCGCATCTACTGGTCTAAGGGCAGCTACCTAGGCTTAGGGCCAGGCGCGCATTCGATGCTCATGCATGCGGATGGAACCATCACTAGGCGGCATACGCATGCGCTTTTGCAAGACTGGCAAAAAAAAGCAGGCGAAGCATCTTTTAAAGAAGAGAGGCTGAGTCAAAACGAAGCGCTGCTGGAGGCACTCGCGTTCGGGATTCGAGATATGCAGGCGGGGATTTGGCCAGATGGTTTGTCCCAGAAGCATCAAACGAAGCTACCTCTGGGGTTTGAACCGCTGGTGATTAAATTAATCGACCAAGGTTGGTTGAAGCAAAGAGGACAGTGTGTTCACATGACCCAGTTGGGCGCTCGTTTTGCTGATGCCGTGGCACGGGAGATTTTAAGCCTGGATCCCGGGTCAAGCCCGGGATGA